CGTAATTATTTCAGTCAGCCTGTTTATATTGCGTTACTGGTGGCAGTACCGTAATTCGCCAATGAGTCAGCGCCGCTGGGTGCGTGTGATACCGCACATCAATGATACGCTGCTGTTGCTAAGCGGTGTGGCATTGGTGATGATAACCCACTTCTATCCTTTCACCCCACAGGGTGCATGGCTGACTGAGAAGCTGTTTGGCGTTATTATCTACATCGTTTTAGGGTTTGTCGCGCTCGGGCGCAAAAGCCCGCGCAACCACCAGTTACGCTGGATTGCGTTTCTGCTGGGGTTGGTGGTGATTTATGTCATCGTAAAACTGGCCACCACCAAAGTACCGTTATTGGGGTTAGTATGAGGCCATTAGCCGATTTTGAATTTAATCAGGCCCCGCTGTGTGAAGGCATGATTCTGGTTTCTCAAACCATTCGTGAAGATTTTCCGGTTGACGAAGTGCATCAGCAGCTGCAGCAGTTGCTGGCGCTGGCGCGTGAAGAAATTGCACCTTCCTGGGATCCTGAGCGCCAGCTCGAACGCCTGCTGGAACTGTTTTACCATTCGTGGGGGTTCCGCGATAGCGACGGCGTTTACCGCTTATCCGATGCGTTATGGCTGGATAAAGTGCTACAGGTGCGGCGCGGTAGCGCGGTGTCATTAGGCGCTATTTTACTGTGGCTGGCCGCTGAACTGGAAATCCCATTGCAGCCGGTTATTTTCCCGACTCAGCTAATCCTGCGCGTTGACTGGCTGGATGGTGAGATGTGGCTAATTAATCCGTTCAATGGCGAAACGCTGGATGAGCACACTTTGGATGTGTGGCTCAAGGGGAATGTCAGCCCCTCTACCGAGCTTTTCGATGAGGATCTTGATGAGTCCGATAATGCGGAGGTTATCCACAAACTGCTGGAGACCTTGAAATCTGCATTGATGGAAGAGCGGCAGATGGAACTGGCGCTGCGTGCCAGTGAAGCGCTGCTGCAATTTAATCCGGAAGACCCATACGAAATACGCGATCGTGGTCTTATCTACGCACAGATGGACTGCGAGCACGTCGCTTTAAGCGACCTGACCTATTTTATTGAACACTGTCCGGAAGATCCGATTAGCGACATGATTAAAGCGCAGATAACCGCAATCTCGCAGAAATCCATTACGCTGCATTAATTTCCGACAACGATTTACACTCTATAAGGCGACGCTATGAAACAAAAAGTGGTTAGCATTGGCGATATTCAGGTAGCAAACGACCTGCCGTTCGTACTATTTGGCGGGATGAACGTCCTGGAGTCTCGCGATCTGGCGATGCGAATCTGTGAGCACTACGTCAAAGTGACCGATAAACTCGGCATTCCATACGTGTTTAAAGCTTCGTTTGATAAAGCCAACCGCTCTTCGATCAACTCTTATCGCGGACCGGGCCTTGAAGAGGGGATGAAGATTTTCCAGGAGCTGAAACAGGCTTTCGGCGTGAAAATCATCACTGATGTGCACGAAGCGAGCCAGGCTCAGCCTGTGGCCGATGTGGTTGATGTTATCCAGCTGCCTGCGTTTCTGGCGCGTCAGACCGACCTGGTTGAAGCCATGGCTAAAACCGGTGCGGTGATTAACATCAAAAAGCCTCAGTTTGTTAGCCCGGGCCAGGTTGGCAATATCGTGGATAAATTCCATGAAGGCGGCAACGACAAAGTTATCTTGTGCGACCGTGGCGCTAACTTCGGTTATGACAACCTGGTTGTCGATATGCTGGGCTTTGGCGTGATGAAAAAAGTCTCCAACAACGCGCCGGTTATCTTTGACGTGACCCACGCTCTGCAATGCCGCGACCCGTTTGGTGCCGCCTCCAGCGGTCGCCGCGCTCAGGTGAGCGAGCTGGCGCGCGCAGGTATGGCCGTCGGCCTGGCAGGTCTGTTTATTGAAGCGCATCCGGATCCGGATAACGCTCGCTGCGACGGCCCGTCCGCGCTGCCGCTGGATAAACTTGAGCCATTCCTGGTGCAGATGAAAGCTATTGACGACCTGGTTAAAAGCTTCCCGGAACTCGATACCAGCAAATAATCTGTGGTAAATAGCAGATAGCAAAAAGGCCAGTCATTAATGACTGGCCTTTTTTGTCTTTAGTTTCCAGATTCGGGTATACCGAATGGGCTCTTCCTGTGCGCCATGGAAACATTCCCGCGGCGGCAAACCGTCAGGCAAATATTGTCATCAGATAGGCTACAAACAGCGCCAGATGCGCGCTACCGTTCAGTACATTGGTGCGCCCGGTAGAGAACGATATCTGGCATAGCATCAGCGCCGACAGCAT
This genomic interval from Salmonella enterica subsp. enterica serovar Choleraesuis contains the following:
- the kdsA gene encoding 2-dehydro-3-deoxyphosphooctonate aldolase; translated protein: MKQKVVSIGDIQVANDLPFVLFGGMNVLESRDLAMRICEHYVKVTDKLGIPYVFKASFDKANRSSINSYRGPGLEEGMKIFQELKQAFGVKIITDVHEASQAQPVADVVDVIQLPAFLARQTDLVEAMAKTGAVINIKKPQFVSPGQVGNIVDKFHEGGNDKVILCDRGANFGYDNLVVDMLGFGVMKKVSNNAPVIFDVTHALQCRDPFGAASSGRRAQVSELARAGMAVGLAGLFIEAHPDPDNARCDGPSALPLDKLEPFLVQMKAIDDLVKSFPELDTSK
- a CDS encoding siroheme synthase, whose amino-acid sequence is MVAYIAFKHLHILTVIISVSLFILRYWWQYRNSPMSQRRWVRVIPHINDTLLLLSGVALVMITHFYPFTPQGAWLTEKLFGVIIYIVLGFVALGRKSPRNHQLRWIAFLLGLVVIYVIVKLATTKVPLLGLV